TCGACCATAAATCTTGCAACCATTTAACAAAGAACCCCAAACAGCTTCATCAGGTGGGACTTTCATCGATTCAATAACATCCATCGCTTCATCAAACTGCCCTGCTCGACCTAAAAGATCAATATAACACCCTAAATGATGAATATCAGGCTCGATGTTGTAATCTTTCACCATTGATGTGAAAAAGGTACGACCTTTTTCGACTAGTCCACCATGGGTACACGCGTTTAACAGCCCTACAAATGTAACATTATCGGGTTTCACTTCAAGTTGTACCATTTCTTCAAAAACCATTAATGCCGATTCACATTGGCCATGTAATGCGAAAGAGTTGATCATCGAGTTCCACGAGGTTAAGTTTCTTTGAGGCGTTTCATCGAACACCTTTCTAGCTTCTTTCAAGCTCCCACATTTTCCATACATATCGACTAAACCATTCGCGATATGAGAATTAGGAACAAGCCGGTTTCTAAGAACGTAACAATGAGTCGATTTACCTAGCTGTAACATACCCATATGCCCAAAAGCCGAAAGCGAACATAAAACCGTAACATGATTAGGTTTCATTCCGTTTATTATCATCCTTCTCAAAAGCCTAATACTATCCGAAAACATCCCATTATGCGTACACCCCGTAATTATCGAATTCCAAGACGGTGTATCCCTATCAGGCATTTGCTCAAACAACTCGACTGCATTCTCCATTTCACCGGCTCTAGTATAACCCGAAACCATCGCAGTCCACGTCACAACATTTCTCTCAGGCATTTCATCGAACAGTATCCGTGCACTACCTACACCCTCAGAAAACCTCGAATAAGCATCAATCAAAGCTGTTTGAACAACTGGGTACTCATCATACCCAGTTCTAACAATCTGTGAATGCACCATTTTCGTCCCATTCATTCCCAAAACCTCCGGGCAAGATTTTAACACATGTGGGTAGATAAAGTGAGTGACTTTAGGCCGCTTTTTTCGAACCATATCGCGGTATAGAAGAATCGATGTGTTGTGATCTCGATTAGATGAATAAGCGGTGATCATGGCGGTGTAAAGGTAGACATTGGGTGATGCAAGTGAAGTGAAGATTGATTGAGCGTAAGTGAGGTTGGATAGTGAGAGTACGCAACATCGAACGAGTTTGAAAGAGAAGAATTGGTTTTGAGAATGACCGGTGGTGATTAGATATGATTGGAGCTGTTTGAGATGATTAATGTGACTGATTTTATCGAGGATTGATAAGATTTGTGTGTTTAGATTTGAAGTTGATTGCATGTTCCGGTTATTAGGGTTGATTCTCAGTTCAACTTGCTGGTTACATGTTTTGCTGTTAGGTGTTTGGTATTATAAAGGTGAGCAAGGCTTCTCGAATAAAATGATTCAATGAATGGTTCATAATCTCAATAGTTAAAAAGTTTTGAATGAATTGCTGATATATGaaataacatgtttgatattaataattttgaacGAATAATATGAATGATATAAAACTAGCATATTAACCTGATTTATGTGTTTAGATTTGAAGTTGATTGCATGTTCTGGTTATTAGGGTTGATTCTCACTTCAATCTATCTATATAATCATATAAAGTTTTAAAATGACCATGTCATAATTAAGCTAACTATCCTTTACATTTCATAATGAtgatatcataattatattaatttaataaaaaaataatacgaaatcttttataaaaagaaatattaatctctaataatttgtaattttaattttctaaaaaaatttaaaagacatttattattactaattattattattattattattattattattattattattattattaagaatataaatataaatactcaactttgaacgaactttattattattatttacttttaatataataattataattatagttattacattattaatattcaaatatggattctttttaataaattaattacgttacatatgtatgcgaaaatacatgtctctatatatttgtaaaaacaacgataagcttcttagtcaaacgggtcattaaaataaatgagtttagcatttacattcacttaatacctaaaacatgccattaaattgtttcgtttaaacaaacccgtgatttcacggatcatttcactagtttaCTAGTATATGTTTTGCTGTTTGGTGATTGGTATTATAAACGTTAGTATACTATACTAGTACGTCTTAAAAAGGGATAATTATTTTCGATTAATATTTCTTAAAGAACAAACGTTACTTTTTTGTTGTGAAAAGCAAAAAGTGTTGATATATTCACCATCATTTTTACTACATTCATCATGACTATTCATTAACAGATTGTACTGTGCAACATGTTAATGCATGATTTATGTGAATGAAGTAAAAATTATGGTATATATATCACTACTCTATTCAAAACCTCACTAGCAAGATGCTAGAGAGTAAAACAATTCAATTACAATGCAGCTTTTAATAATAGTTTGATGCCAAAAGGTGCTTACTCGGCCTTTATCTCATTGATTCTTAAAGTGCAAAACCCGACTTGTATTAAGGATTATAGGCCGATTTCGTTAATAGAAGTTTAATATAAGATTATAACCAAAAAATCTTAGCAAACCGACTGTGACAAACTTATCTCACAAGAGCAATCGACTTTCCTTAAAAACAAGCAAATACTTGATGGCCCTATGATTGTAAGTGAAGTTTTTAGTTGGTTCAAGTTGAAGAAAATGCGCCTTATGATTTTCAAAGTTGATTTCGAAAAAGCATATGACACAGTCAGCTGGGAGTTTCTAGATCACATGTTTATTCTGTTGGGATTTGGTGATCGGTGGTGTAACTGGATCCGAATGTGTCTTTACAACGCAAAGACATCCATTCTCGTTAATGGCAGTCCAACGGGGGAGTTTTGATTACATCGTGGTTTTCGACAAGGTGATCTGATTAGTCTTTTCTTTTGTTCTTAATAGTCATGGAAGGACTTCATTTGCTAATGAAAGAGAGGTAGATTCGGGctcatatgtgacgacccggaaatttccgaccaaatttaaacttaacctttatatgtttccgacacgataagcagaatttgtaatgttgaatcttaaaaagtttggaactacattcatgtaatcaattaccctttgaccgtgttcgacgattcacgaacaattatgtgtatatagatatgtatatataatatataatattaactgaaaacattaacaaagtattagatatatgatactttacatgaacatatttgtttcgatatatttatcgacagaattaagagataatatcaaatgattgaattatcagatacattatgatatgattacgggcctatgttatgaggtccactgtgatttaagaaatctattctttttgacaactcattacttaaccagtatgataaagataacgatatttatattttattttattaaatatataacgatttaaattaatattatatatttttatacgcgtattatacgtacatagttttatacttttactatattttaactttacctttactttacttttactttactttaactttaataattcatactttaataattcactttaataattcatactttaataattcactttaataattcatactttaataattcactttaataattcaaaaatctattataaatagaattcaataggtttcattatttcatagaaacttgaaaatatatttctctaaactctctcaatcgaattacatatatatatatatttacttagtactatttcaagatattattagtgtacataaaatactacgacggagttatattcagacgatttcaaaataagttttcaaatgggatatagctaaggaaattatgggttatagctatgaaggttatgggtattgatcgagggtattgctcgtgaggtcaacctaacgtttatcatttttgttgcgtctacgtactttcctgcaatattgaatcacaatattgatacgtgagcattcatatcttatcttttatatattaatagtgtatccctgactagtgctcgagtatatatgattatgcatgtttgtatgcttagtttcgtcgttaaatagtttatgataaatcacgaatttgatacatatgctactgagataagttatatgatatgcatgtcgttgaaaagctgaagaaaaaaattaataacttttcatttagaaatcgtgtggtttcgatgaacggattaaaagatatggtcaactgaattatcattaattttaatattattattaaaacgattattataactgttatcagttgatgttagtactaaaattatctttattactaaaaattaatatttttattgaaactatcattttattatttttatcattattattattataaatattattttatcaaataaatatgcgtacaaagatatttttaccacacgtaatgtaattacattaataatacataccgctatatttttatgatattaagtgaattttataaattttattacttgagatatataaaagtatatttttatcatatatgaattttaatataaatttttatttattaataaataacttgtattatttagtataataagatctgataaatatatttaaatatataaaactactatatataagttatataataaacatgtatagattttgaaagtcattttgggtcaagttgacttttgttgacttttgcatgtcggtctcgagcattaggattgtgatacactacgacttgacctaaattgttagacagatattgaccaacatataaatatatatacttaatataggttcgtgaatccgagacaaaccctgcacttgttcagtgccgtcatatacataattgctacgaaatacagtattgtgagtttcatttgctccctttttatatatatttttgggctgagaatacatgcgctgatttataaatgttttacgaaataggcacaagtactaaaactaattctatgtgggtttaaaccagaaatatacccttagcttggtaacattaaactacttgtctatgtacggtaggcgcgaatcctaaagatagatctattgggtctgacaaaccccatcctgactatgggatgctttagtacttcgaggttattttaaacacacctgatctggtgtacttcagagggtaaaacatgaacgttaaggcttgttaccgggtgcctacaacttatagaatacttttatacacttgcgagtgtacggatatttatagaaactgaaatcttgtggtctattactattatgaaaatgatggattatgataaattaatgaactcaccaaccttttggttgacactttaaagcatgtttattctcaggtattaaagaaatcttccgctgtgcattagctcattttaaggatattacttggagtcattcaagacatactttgaaagactttgcattcgagtcgttgagttcatcaagattaatattaagtcaattatagttggatgtaatatgaaatggtatgcatgccgtcaatttttgatgtaaagaaagtttgtcttttaaaaacgaatgcaatgtttgtaaaacgtatcatatagaggtcaaatacctcgcgatgtaatcaactattgtgaatcgtttataatgtatatgaacgggtcctttcatcatacGTGATGTTCAGGTTGGTAACTCAAACCTAGACATTTCACACCTTTTTTATGCGGATGATGCCATTATCCTTTCGGAGTAGAATAGTCGTAATAATACTATTGCCACTTTGAATGATTTCCATCGTATGTCGAGTTTAAAAATAAATGTGGATAAATCACGTTTATTTAGTCTTGGAGTTGATGGCTTGCAACTTGATACGTTTGTTCAAGAATTTGGTTGTTCAAAAGGTACTTTTCCTTTTACTTATTTGGTTTACAATTGGTGTGAATATGAACGCGATTTTAATTTAGAAAGTTCATAaaactaatttaataataaattttcGGGTTGGAAAGCTAATATATTTTCGATCGGAGGTCGGTTAACTCTTATTAAGGCTGTTTTGGGAAGTCTAGGTGTGTATTACCTATCTTTGTTTAAATGTCCGGAAACGGTGCTTGATAAATTAGAAAGTTTGCGTGCGGGTTTCATTTAGGGTAGTACCGAAAACAATAAGAAAATGGATTGGGTGAATTGGAACCAAGTTTTAGCATCTCATGATAAAGGAGGACTGGATATTGGTAGCCTTCTTGGATTTAACTATGGCATTCTACTCAAACGGATTTGAAAATTCAAGACATGTCCGAATGCAAAATGGGTTACGGTAGTGAAAGCCTTGTACGGATCGAATGCGGGGTTGGATGGAAAACCTATTTGTTGTAAAGGTATATGGCATAATATTATGAGTTCATTTCCAAAAGTGAAATACAGAAGGTTGTTACCCGACAATGTACTTCGGGCAAAAATAGGTGATGGTCACTGCATTCGGTTTTGGAATGATAATTGGCTCGGTAATGGCCCGTTACGGTTGAGTTTTGGGAGACTATTCCATTTTATTTTGGATGAAAATTGTACCATAGCAAATAGATGTAATAATAACGAATGGAGGTGGTCTTGGAAACGTGAATTGGGTTCGAGAAATACCTCATTGCTTGACGAGCTCCTCATGGTTTCAAGCAATGTGGCGTTATCGAATGTGGCTCATGGCAATGGGTGTTGAATAATGATACGGATTTTTTGATTTGTGGTACTCGGTTGTATATTGACGATGTGATTTTACCTAAGAATCTAATTCCTACAAGATGTGTGAAATGCATTCCGAAAAAGATCAATGTTATTCTTTGCCGGGTGGCATTTAATAAATTACCTATATTGAGTGGTTTATCAACTAGAAGGATTGATATGGTGGATATTGGTTGCGCATTATGCCCGACGAATTTTGAATTGACTAAACATGTGTTCTTTTGGTGTGATTTGGCTAGCGACTTATGGCGTAAATGTAGGATACATATCAATATGGGGGCTTGTGGATGCCCTGCCTCCCCCAACATGTTTAGGAAGCCTAATTATATATTACTATTTTAATTTTAGGTCCATATACTTTTATAAGTTACCCTTAACTGGCCCATTAACTATATAAGCTCATTTGGAATGTTTAATTAACCTAAAATTCCATCCAATTCAGTAATTTCTACGTTTACAATATTTGTCGCAATAGCTCTCTCCGTAAGAAATTTCAAGCTTCAAGCTTAGTAGCCATATCCATTTAATTGagtaaactaaatattataatattatgaatATAATGTAAAGTGTAATCATTATCAAGTTCGTATTGTTCTTGCGATTAACTAGGCTATTTTtctagtaatattatatatattagctAGTAGAATTATTTTATGGTTATTACTTATCGGCTTTTCTATCGATTATTAGTATTGATGTTACTTATCTTGTTATGATgatttttgttttaattttttattatgtttacattattatagaatatagtaatagtaatattaatagtaatagtattgCTTAAAACTAAAATTTGATTTGATATTGGTTGGTTAAATTATGAGTCCAAAAAGAATATTGTTTAATTTTAAGTCAACAAATGTTGATGATCACTGAACACAATGAGAAAAGATAATGTTGTGTAAGATGTTAATAACCCACAATCACATAGATATTATTATAAAGTAGTCCCCAGTTTCAATAATACACCATATTTAGAGGAGTTAAAGTTAAATTATTAGTTTGAGATCGTGAAGTACGACCTTCAATCATGGATAATCAAGTTAATCAACGTGGCTTACTTTAAGTGGTATGGTTTTTTTGTTAAAACGTTGTTCAATTTTGAATAGCATACACTATTAGGATATGCGGAAATTTTTTATTCTTGCACTTAATCATTGTCTAAGCCACCGCATCGTTAAATCCTGGTTTCGCCTATTATCTCAAAGAATAAGTTGTATTCAATAGTGGCGGCCCTTCTTATGATTATCTAGAGGTTCAGGAACAACGTTGTTTTACCCGGCGACGAGATCAACAAACAAATGTTATTCGACTCTATTTGTAATTATCATTTTCTTGGTTTTCTAGTAGAAGAAAATGTAATTTTTCTtagaacgataggttgttaaagccgTTGTAATTGGTCATTTGTATGCCTTTTTAGCAGCTGGTTAGAGGGTGACATTTAATAAATTTTTGCTGTTAAAAAAAAACCAACGTCAATTTTTTTATATAAGAAAAAAcaacaaaaatcaattttttaTATAAGAAAAAACAACAAAAATCACGTATTGTGAAACCACTATCCGAAACGAAAACTTGGTACCTTAAATACAACAAATAGAGTAACAacaataaaattattataataaataataaataataaataacaataacaataacaataacaacaacaacaataataataataataataataataataataataataataattattattattattattattattattattattatctatctatctatatagtctaataaacatttaaaatgataatgtcatcattaagcttaatttttataatgatgatgtcataattattaatttaatttaaaaaaataatacaaaatcttttataaaaggaaataataATTTCTCCTAAGTTgtaattttattttctaaaaaaatttaaaaggcatttattattattattaattattattattattattattattattattattattattattattattattattattattattattattattattattattattattattattattattattaaaaatataaatataaatattcaactttgagcgaactttatgtttgtaaaatcaacgacaagtttcttagtcgtaaTTCGCGATTCCACGGGTGTGATGCCacgtacaaaactatcgtgtacgattcgtcaacaacaggatctttacacggtcaaatactacatgttgtttgaaaaccagttttgcattcataaaaagatagcgtttacaaaagataacgtgacacaaaggtcgttacaaagtcattatttgaaaataacataagttacgaatgcaagataaaagtttcatgattgagacatctctaagtaatgcagcggaaatctaacacagcaggtccataacagcaagtctataacaccaagacagcaagtctaacagcggaagcaacatcgtctaagcacctgagaaatacatgcttaaaagtcaacacgaatgttggtgagctatagtttgtaatcagtaaagtaatgtagaccacgagttatcgtattcaaaacagtatgaaaagtatatgcttgtccgtgggcacccggtaactaacttaacgtaatagtaataccccctaaaagtacatttgacgagtgcgtatgttctcgaagtatcaaacacccgttaaatgctagcgcgactagcccgagtggggatgtcaaaccctatggatccatatctaatattcgcgttcaccagttcaaaaccaatgattaaatgttaccgtgccaaggagaatctttatgccgttatataactgaTATCGggcaaaagtcacgtttttaccccctaaatcaggccctaaaacaataaagattaaaactttgtcggcaaaattattgttttttggttgattttgtagattaagtaattacaaaggcgatgcaaaaagaatcaagtaaaacggagctaaaacgaagattctagagcgaaaacggtgaaagacaagaaatcaagttacgatccagtgaatcaggccctgatcagcaagccatacggcctgccactatggaaacggcctgccaaatacatgccaccacacgagccaccaaacggcttgccaagcatacggcctgtcaaacggcctgccaggcgtatttggcagaattccaagtctatttaaaggggctttctccattcattccaagacacactcaacttgcaatacaatttatattttcaatatttttagtagtttttagtagtagttagcttagcttttattttccggaggatatcccggcgagtccctgcaatcccgggcagattagttcggctttttcaggttttattcgaaacgcttgtcttttgtattaaacatgtattcttatcttttatgtttaataatgcgtttcgatattgccatgatagcttaatttatctgtatgttgccatgatagaagtttgggttagcgtaattatgttaatttagtacggttactgttataatactgaattaggaagtctgatagatttgtatgctagcatcttaaggattgaccaacttaggttgtgatcaggacttgtctacctatatgaaattagctacttcataggattaagacccctggttatactgtatctgaagattctatgaactcggtatggccggagttcccgagaggcatctaatgcacttttaggacacggaacctaggaattgagacatgaatgacctagtatgcctattgactgttccgaagagacctcttaggagctgttaagatctagttagtgcctttactgtatgacccaagcctattgcatgttcttgtctgattgttgccctaggtcttagtcatgccaactgtttaggtacttattaggtttctatctgctttactatcagtatattaactgtaatgttgtataatgtttgatttgttgtgatctcattagtatgatgtaatggttgttagttttcatttaaggttttgccaacttaaaccgacggactccttccgtttgtgatcagtgttcaatcaacacggcacattgttattcagttatctaaactgataacgagggttaggattagagcttaactcactaatgaacctagtactctactaaggataacctccgaggtattgttacacttcagttatacgaccaagtgacatacttctcactgctcaaagagaactccgagagttcagagataagtaggtctgtgtaattggctcatccaaccagatcaacatcaatccaagcatagtcttaacataagcataattacctttccctaaccaatactgatatcttggtcaacatttccttgatctgcatactccagatatcctcccactttatttactttttctgcatttaggacctttagctaaaatcaactactatcttttatccaggtaatttaactaaaagacaattatccacttgatcttcaattcgttaatcagcataaaattcgaaacaatgttaacttacaccttctacaccttagaaagtaaagtaaatttaggcctcgcaaaatataaataaacgaagacgctgtgtgctaccgaatcggacaccgtgcgacctaacgacaccgcacaaaataaaaaccgtcagttagtggcatatcagtagataacctgaaatgtcccgttcttattgattaaaaacgttccatattaattgatttcgttgcgaggttttgacctctatatgagacgtttttcaaagactgcattcatttttaaaacaaaccataacctttatttcataaataaaggtttaaaaagctttacgtagattatcaaataatgataatctaaaatatcctgtttacacgcgaccattacataatggtttacaatacaaatatgttacatcgaaatcaatttcttgaatgcagtttttacacaatatcatacaaacatggactccaaatcttgtccttattttagtatgcaacagcggaagctcttagtattcacctgagaataaacatgctttaaacgtcaacaaaaatgttggtgagttataggtttaacctatatatatcaaatcgtaacaatagaccacaagatttcatatttcaatacacatcccatacatagagataaaaatcattcatatggtgaacacctggtaaccgacattaacaagatgcatatataagaatatccccatcattccgggacacccttcggatatgatataaatttcgaagtactaaagcatccggtactttggatggggtttgttaggcccaatagatctatctttaggattcgcgtcaattagggtgtctgttccctaattcttagattaccagacttaataaaaaggggcatattcgatttcgataattcaaccatagaatgtagtttcacgtacttgtgtctattttgtaaatcatttataaaacctgcatgtattctcatcccaaaaatattagattttaaaagtgggactataactcactttcacagatttttacttcatcgggaagtaagacttggtcactggttgattcacgaacctataacaatatatacatatatatcaaagtatgttcaaaatatatttacaacacttttaatatattttgatgttttaagtttattaagtcagctgttctcgtttgtaacctacaactagttgtccacagttagatgtacagaaataaatcgataaatattatcttgaatcaatccacgacccagtgtatacgtatctcagtattgatcacaactcaaactatatatattttggaatcaacctcaaccctgtatagctaactccaacattcacatatagagtgtctgtggttgttccgaaatatatatagatgtgtcaacatgataggtcaaaacattgtatacgtgtctatggtatctcaagattacataatatacaatacaagttgattaagttatggttggaatagatttgttaccaattttcacgtagctaaaatgagaaaaattatccaatcttgttttacccataacttcttcattttaaatccgttttgagtgaatcaaattgctatggtttcatattgaactctattttatgaatctaaacagaaaaagtataggtttatagtccgaaaaataagttacaagtcgtttttgtaaaggtagtcatttcagtcgaaagaacgacgtctagatgaccattttagaaaacatacttccactttgagtttaaccataatttttggatatagtttcatgttcataataaaaattattttcccaaaataacaacttttaaatcaaagtttatcatagtttttaattaactaacccaaaacagcccgcggtgttactacgacggcgta
This window of the Rutidosis leptorrhynchoides isolate AG116_Rl617_1_P2 chromosome 7, CSIRO_AGI_Rlap_v1, whole genome shotgun sequence genome carries:
- the LOC139858618 gene encoding pentatricopeptide repeat-containing protein At1g33350 is translated as MQSTSNLNTQILSILDKISHINHLKQLQSYLITTGHSQNQFFSFKLVRCCVLSLSNLTYAQSIFTSLASPNVYLYTAMITAYSSNRDHNTSILLYRDMVRKKRPKVTHFIYPHVLKSCPEVLGMNGTKMVHSQIVRTGYDEYPVVQTALIDAYSRFSEGVGSARILFDEMPERNVVTWTAMVSGYTRAGEMENAVELFEQMPDRDTPSWNSIITGCTHNGMFSDSIRLLRRMIINGMKPNHVTVLCSLSAFGHMGMLQLGKSTHCYVLRNRLVPNSHIANGLVDMYGKCGSLKEARKVFDETPQRNLTSWNSMINSFALHGQCESALMVFEEMVQLEVKPDNVTFVGLLNACTHGGLVEKGRTFFTSMVKDYNIEPDIHHLGCYIDLLGRAGQFDEAMDVIESMKVPPDEAVWGSLLNGCKIYGRMDLAEIAVKKLIEIDPNNGGYGTMLANIYGALGEWDKARKIWKTLKDKKAYKIPGCSWVEIDNEVHQFYSIGSSHFRTEDIHLTLQSIFGYSDDNIFDHYDDACSV